The Phycisphaerae bacterium region GCAGGGGACGATTTCCTTCATCAGTTCGTTGGTGAAGCGGTCCTGAAGGGCAGTCATCACTTCAGGTGACGGTGGCGTGCCTGGGGAGAAGCCTGGGATGTTCGTCGGTGGGGGCAGGCTGCCGTTGGGCATGACGATAATCAGTCGCTTGGCCTTGCCCGCGGCGATCAGGTTGTCGGCGATGAATCCGGCCCGGCCGATCGTACTCCAGCCGGAGTCCTCGTCGCCGGCACCGTGGAGCAGGTAGAGGACGGGGTACTTCTCCTGGCTGTCGTCGTAGCCGGGCGGTGTGTAAACGTGCATTCTCCGCTGGGTATCGAGCGTCTTGGAGTGGTACCAGACCTGGCGGATCTGGCCATGGGGGACGGGCTTGTTGTCCTGGAAGGCGGTCTCGTCGCCGGCCAGATAGAACATGCTGTCCAGCCCGATGATGCCTTGCTTGACCAGAGGGTTGCGGGGGTCGATGGTCTTGACGCCATCCACGGTGAAGGCGTAGCTGTACAGATCAGGTACGAGCGGCCCGACGGTGACGGACCACAGGCCCTGGTCATCCTTGGTGAGCTTCTCGCCGGGTCCGCCGCCGGTCCAGTCCCCCCCAACGCTGACTTCCGACGCCTTTGGGGCGAGGATTCTGAACGTCACCTTGTGGTCGGCCAGGATTTCAGGAGAAGGGACATTGGGGCCGCGGCCCTGAAAACCGGCGGCCCGCCCCGGCCGTGAGGCTTGGCCGAGCGATTGCTGGAGCGAGATGCAGGTCAAGCCGACAAGAATTGCGGCGGCAATGCGGAACGACGGGCAGCGGGTCATGGTTCAGTCCTCCTCAAAGACGTTTTCCGGACGATTAGACCGCGACCGCGGCCGGCGGTCGTGATGGTTCGCTTGTTGCGCGGACGGGTGCCGACCATCGGATGCGTTCCCTCGGCAATCCGCTGCAGGTACTCGACCAGGAGATCTGTTTCGCCGGGGGTGAAGAGATGGATGAGCCGCCGGCGGAAGTCTTGGCTCTTGTGCCAGAGATGGGTGTACCGGCGCCGCCCCTTCGGGGTCAGGGCGACGTTGCGGGCCCGGCCATCGGTCGGATGCGACCGCCGCGAGACCAGACCCTGGTTCTCAAGCAGGACGAGCATGGCTCGGATGGTGTTGGCGTCGGACGAGGCCCGGCGGACGAGTTCCTGCTGGGTGATGCCGTCCTGCTCCGCGAGAAGGGCGAGCAGCACGAACTGGTTAGCGGTCACTTGGTGCGGGCTCAACACGGTGTCCGCCTGCCGGTGCATGGCCCAGTATGCGGCCCGTAAGGCCATCGCGATGTTGTGGCTGGTGGGCATGCCGCAGGTTCCGGGCAAATATGACGTATACGTATGAGACGCGATCTGGAGCGTATTCGACCGGCGAACCGGTGTCAACCTCGCTGAAGGGAGACCGTCTCGGAACGACGAAAGGAGAATGGAGAAGGTCACTTGCGGCGCAAGAGGGGGAAACCCCGGCGCTTCAGGTTGTCGAACAGCACCGCGCCGAGGATGACCAGGCCGAGAACGACATTCTGGGTATAGCTCTCCACGCCGGTGAGGTTCATTCCGTTCTGAATGACCGCAATGATCAGGGCTCCGACCAAGGTGCCGAGGATGCGGCCTTCGCCGCCGGAGAGGCTGGTTCCGCCGACCACGACGGCGGTGATGACGTAGAGTTCGTAGAGCCGTCCGTAGGTAGGCGATCCGCACCTGAGCTGGGAGGCCGTGACCACGCCGCCCAGGCCGGCCATCGCTCCGCAGACGGCGTAGACAATGAGCAGGACACGCTTCACGGGCACGCCGGAGAACCTGGCCGCGTCACGGTTGCCGCCGATGGCGTAGATGCGCCGGCCCAGCGTCGTGCGGCTCATGAGCAAATGAGCCAGAACGTAAAGGACGAGGGCGAGGAAGACAGCGTTGGGGATTCCGAGGACACTGGCCCCGCGCCCCAGCCAGACGAAGGATGCCGGAATCTGATAAACGGCCTGGCCCTGCGGGAGCAGGTACGCGAGGCCGCTGGCGACGAGCATCATGCCCAGCGTGGCAATGAACGGAGGAACGGCGAAGACCGTGACCATGAGCCCGGAGAACAGGCCCATCAGCCCGCACACCAGGATGCCGCCGGCCGAGCCGAGAATCATGCCCGCGACCGAAGCTTGCTCGGCACCGGCCAAGTCGCGGATCAGCAGGGCAGTCACGACTGCAGAGAGGGCGATCAGGCTGCCGACGGAAAGATCAATGCCCCCGGTGATGATGACCAGGGTCATGCCGACGGCCAGGATGGCGATCACTGCGATCTGGTCGGCCACGTTGAGGAGGTTGTCCGCCTTGAGGAAATTGGGCCATCGGTAGCTCTGGGGCATGATCACCTCGGCGCCCGCGAGGATGGGAAAGGCGGTCCTCAAGTCGCCGAAGACCGCCCAGTTCGCCGTGACGTGGTTGCCGGCGATGATGTCCAGCCTCACGCCCTGCCTGGAGATCCGCTCGAGTTCGCGCCGAGCGTCCACGGGCTGGCCGCGAACCGTGGCTTCTACGGAGAAGCCCGCGTTACCAAGGCTCGCCTCGAGCGCATGGGTGAAGAGGACGTCTTCGGGAATATCCCGGCCAACGATCAGTACCGAGGCCGGCTTCTGGAAACGTTGGAGGATCTGCTGGGTGAGGGCCCGGGCCCCTGCCTCGCCGACGGGATGCTGCTCGTCGAGCGTGACCCAGCTGTAGTAGCCGCACAACAACAGGAGTACCAGGACCATCCCGTAATCGGAGAAGGCTCTCGAGAACGCTGTTCGCATCTCGCTGCTGTGGTCCGTCGTAAACATAAGCGCCCTGTAGGGTATCTGAATGAGCCTTGTCGGACAGGTTTCCAGCCGGTCACGTCTGACCGGCAAGATGCCGGTCCCACACCATGCCGGTTCCACTCCTACCGGATGGCCGGATCCGCCTGGGCATCTCTCTGGCGGTAGAGGGCCGTCGGGATCAGGATTTCGGGTGGAACGGTCTCGCCGGCGAAGTGTTTCACGATGGTCTGAGCGACCTCCCGTCCAATCCGGTCAGGAAACTGGATCGGGTCGGCGTAGATCTTGCCTTCCCGGATCGCCTTCTTGCCTTCGGGTTGGCCGTCGAAGCCGATGATCTTGATCTGATCGGCCTTGCCGGCGTTCTCGAGCGCCGCCCGCACCCCCAGTGCCGAGGGGTCGTTAACCGCGAAGATGCCAGCCAGATCCGGGTGGGCCTGCAGCAGGTCTTGGGCGACCCTGAAGCTCCGTTCCCGGGCTCCGTAGCCAGGCAGCCTGGCCACGATCTGAATGCCGCCGCCGGCCTTCTCGTTTTCCTGGGCAATTCTCTCCTCGAAGCCCTGGACCCGCATCATGGCGGACTCAACTTCGGGATGATGCACGATGGCCACCTTGCCCTTGCCGCCGATGGCTTCGATCATGGCCACGGCCGCTTCAATTCCGCCGCCGTGATTGTCGGTGGCCACGTGGGTGACCACCTTGGCCGCCGGGTCGAGGCAGGCGATGTCAGCGGTGAAGACCGGGATGCCCTCCTGGTTGGCTTCCTGGATGATCGGCCCAATGGACTTGGAATCGCATGGGGTCAGGACGATGGCGGCGACCTTCCGCACGATGAAATCCTTGACCTGGTTGCCTTGCCGGGCCGCATCGAGTTCACCGCTCACAACGATGGCCTCGTAGCCGTGGCCGGCAGCCTCGCCGCTGAAGCTGTCGGCGAGCTCCTTGAAGAACGGGTTGGTCAGGGTGAGCACCGACAGGCCGATGGTCCCCCTGGATGCCGTGACGGGCTTGCTGGTGGCTGTTTCCGGCTGTGCCGAACCCTGATCGCCGCTCTGCTTGCACGCCGTTAGAACGTATGGAAGCAGGGCCATTCCCAGAACCAGGCTCTTTCGCGTGGTCATGTCGATCCTCCGTGAGCACGGGCCTGCTGCGGCCGGCGAACGCGGCCACCTCCGCCGGTGCAGCTGATGGTAAACGTGCGCAAGCTACTTTGCCAGCGGGCGGATCTCGATTTGACTAAAGGTGACGTGGATGCCTTCCGTGAAGAAGACCAGGCAGTCTCGTGCCCCGGAAACGCTTCGCCCGACGAGCGTGTTCCGGTTATCGAGGCATGCATCCACGATGTCGTTCTTGAGGATGAGGTCGACGGCGATCGGCCGATCCAGGTCCTCCAGGGATTGAAGCGCGATCGCCTCCTTGCCCAGGCTGACCTTTCGTTCCTGCGGCTCGATTCTCAGCGCGCAGGCCGGTTTCCCGCCGGCGCTGGGGCGGACACCGAAGCCGCCGGTCTGTCCGGGCCTGCCCCCGGCGGAAACCCGGAAGCGGACGTGGGCGTTCGCTGGCAGAGCGAGGAGCGTCGCCGTCGGGCGGCCGGACGGCCCGAGGCTCACCGAGTCCCGGCCGGCGGCAACCTCACCACTCTCAACCTCCCAGACGTTCCTCAGGAGCTTGCCGCTCGCCGGGGTCAGTTCGGGCACGAATCGTGTGCCCAGTGTCCCGTCGGAGTTCTGGAAGAGTTCCCTGAAGATGAAGTCGCCCCCCCATCCAACGTCCGAAAGCCAGGAGACGTAGATTCTTCTTCCACCTGTGAACTGTGCCGTCTTGGGCACGTAGAGGACATCCAGCCGGTTTGGCTTCGGTTCGGTCCAGGGGCCGAACGGGCTGCGGGACATCCAATACACGTGCTCCGCCAGGAGGTAGTGCCGGTTATTCCAGGCAAAGTAGTTGGGGCAATCGGTGACCCGCCCAGGCACGAGCAAGGGGTCCTTCAGCGCCCATTCCTTGAGGTCCGTTGATTCGAGGTGGGCGATGCAGCCGTCGCGTCCATCGACGAACCGGGCCGTGACCAGCATGTGAAAGCGGTGGGTGCCTGGATCGTGGAAGACCTCCGGATCGCGATAGTGCATCGGATCGTAACCGGGTTGCGGGAGGAGGATGGCTTTGGCGTCGCCCTTGTCAAAACGGACGGCGTCAGTGCTGATCGCGTGGTAGATGCTCTGCCGGTCGTCGAGCGCCCGGACGGCATAGAAGGCATGGTAGGTGCCGTCGTGAAAGAGGACCGACCCAGTGCAGATGGAGCCTTCCTCCTGCCGGGTGATGGGAAGGGCCATGGGTTGCTGTTGCCAGCGGACCAGGTCGCGGGTGGAAAGGTGAGCCCACTGATGGGCACCGAGGCCCCATTTGCTGTGGTGATGCCGCCGGTCGTAGAGATAGAAGAGGTGGAACGTGCCCTCATGGAAGAAGGGCATGCAGTCGCCCGCGTGCACATTCAAGCCGGGCGGACGCTGGTAAGCCGGGCTGATTGATGGCCGGCCGATGATCGCTGTCTGTCGCGCCGCGACGGCTTCGTTTCCTCCGGAGAGAGCGACAACCTCAGCATCGCCAAGGGCCCGGTTCCAGAGTGCGGCGTGATCCACCATGCCGCGAAACCTGCATTTGACCTGGCCGTTGATGGACTCCGCGCCGATGAGGCACGGTTCCGGATTCTCCGTCCGCAGTGAGCCGATGGGCCATTCCTCGTCCACCAGGACGCCGTCGATGGACAGGTCGAGACGGGCATCGTCGAACCGGGCGATGACATCATGCCACGCCGTAGCTCCGATTCGCGACAGCGGCGCGCTGAGCTGCAGGGGGCGATCGTTCCAGGTGGTGCCGAGTTCGAAGCCCATGGCCGGGCCGGCTCCCAGGTCGGTGACGAAGAGGTTGTAGCTGAGACGGCTGTGGCCACCATGCTTCGAGAAAAGAGGGGTGTCGTTCTCGCCCGTAGGGTCACGATAGCGGAGCAGAAGGGTCATGGTCTTCCCGCTCAACCGCAGCTCGCCGTCGGCGCCCTGGCCTGCATTCAGCCAGCCGCCGCGGAAGAGAGCGGCTTTCCCATCGCCACCGCGGGCCAGGGATGCCGCCCGGTCCTCGCCCTCGAGGGGGACCCCGAGCTCGACATCCCCGTCGATGGTCAGAACGCTGTTTCGGCTGGACGCGTCGCTGAGGTCGTTCATATGCCAGATGGCGACCGCATCATCCATCGGGCCGACTGCCCGGAGTGATTGTGCTGCTGCGGCAAGTGCGAGAAGAAAGACGATCTTCGGATGGTGGTTTGTACTCACGGGTCGATGGCTCCGGTCTGGAGAGTGCTTGCCATCGGGCGAAACACAGGTGCGGATTCGCTGCCCGGCGAGGGTATCGGGTGGCAATCACGAGGTCAATATCGCGGCACGATCGCTCCTCGATTCAGCGGCCGCGCGGTGGAGGGGCTCAGATGGCCGACGCCGACAACCAGGTGCTCCCTCGAACCACGAGTGGACGCCGGAAGCTGGAGTATCTCCCCAGAGTCGCCGATCGCAGTCCGGGCGCTCGGTGTGCCGAACGCGACGGACTCTCACTGACCCTGCACATCCTTGGCAGTCACCAGATCGGTGGGCACCGGTGTCTCCGGTGGCAGGGTGGCACCCTTGGCGACGGCCACGGCTGCTTCGACGCCCAGCTTGCCCATCTTGTCGGGATGCTGCTCGATGGTGGCGTGGAGTGTGCCCGCTCGGATCGCTTCACGGGCGGCGGCGAGGTTGTCGTAGCCGGCCACGTAGACTTGGCCCGTCTTGCCGGCCGAGGCGATGGCCTGGATCGCGCCCAGGGCCATCATGTCGTTGGCGCAAAACACGCCCTTGAGCCCCGGGTTCGTATTGAGGATGCTCTCCATCTTCTTCAGGGCCGGCTCGGTTGCCCACTCGGCGGTGTCCATGGCCGCGATCGTGACCTTGCCATCGGTCGCCTTGACCGCCTGCTCGAAGCCGCGTTTGCGGTTCTCGGCATTGTCTACGCCGCGAATGCCCTCGAGCATCGCCAGCTTGCCCTCGCCGCCGATCTTGGCGATCAGGGCTTCGGTGCTCTTGCGGGCCCCCTCGGCGTTGTCCGGCCCGATGAAGGTCTCGATCTTCAGGCCCGCGTCCTTGGCCGCAGCCGCGTCAATCCGGTTGTCGAGATTGATGATCTTGATGCCGTGAGCCTGGGCGTTCAGCAGTGGGGCGATGATCGCCTTGGAGTCGGCCGGTGCGACCAGGATCACCTTCGAGCCCTTGCCGATCGCGGTCTCGACATGAGCGGCCTGCCCGGCGGTGTCGGTTTCCTTGTCCACAGCCATGACGTCGAGCTGGACGCCGTGTTCCTTGGCCGCCTGCTCCGCGCCGGCGGCCATCTTCTCGAAGAACGGGTTGGTGCGGGCCTTCATCAGCAGTGTCACCCGCAGGACCGATCCCGACGGCTTGGTGGTGCTCGATGACTGCCCTTCCTGCTTGCAGCCGACCAGGAACAGGGAAGTCACTGCCCAGAACGACGTCACGATGATGGCCTTGCGCATCATGTCAAGTCACTCCTCGAACCGCCACGGACGGCGGCTACCCACGTGATGAATCGGTCTCACTCTCACCGCTCGCTTCCCAGTTCCCGAAAACAGCAGGCCGCAGCAGTCGGGCTTACATCGCCACTGCAGTCGTTCCCTGGCTACGCCGGCTGTCAATGTACGCCGCCACGACCAGAACGCAACCGACGATGATCTTCTGCGTCGACTCGTGCACGTTCGCGGTGTTCAGCCCGTTGGCCAGGACGGCCATGATCAGCGCCCCGATGAGCGTTCCGACCACCGATCCCTCTCCGCCGGCGAGCCGCGTACCGCCGAGTACGACGGCGGCGATAGCGTACAGCTCAAAGCCCTCCCCTGCCGTGTAGCTGCCGGTCGCCACCCGCGACCAGTAGATCATGCCCGCCAGCCCGGCGCAGAGTCCGCTGAAGGCAAAGCACATGATCCGCACCCGGCCGGTCCGCACGCCTGAGTATTCGCAAGCCAGCAGGTTGCCGCCTACGGCGTACACCCTCCGGCCGGCGACGGTGGTCGCCAGGAACAGGCCCCCGGCCGCGACGGCCACAATCGCCACCAGGATCGGAATCACCGAAGCCATGGTCGGTGTGCAAGCCAGGAGCTCGGTTTCTCCCCCGCTGACCCAGTAGGCCAGACCGCGAATGACCAGCAGCGTGGCCAGGGTCACGATGAAGGAGGGAATTCGCAATCTCACGGAAAGCCACCCGTTGCCCGCCCCGCAAGCCAGTCCCACCGCCAGTGAAGCAGCCAGTCCGATCGCCACCATGCCCCAGGTCGGTGGCCCGGAAGGCCTGCATGATTGAACCACGGCCACGAAGACGACGTTGCACAGGGCCACCGCCGAGCCGACGGAGAGGTCGATCCCGCCAGTCAGAATGACGAAGGTCATACCCACCCCGAGGGTCAGGTTGATGGCTGCCTGCTTGAGGATATTGATCTGGTTGGTGTCATTGAAGACCCAGGCGTTGTCACGCTCGATCACGAGGAACTGGGGTATGCCCAGCCGCCACTTCGTGGGGTCCAGCGGCTGGCCCTGCGTGTCCAGGGCGGACAGCAGGATCATGGCTGCATAAACGCCCAACAGGGCAACAAGCAGGTGGCGGTAATGGCGGAGACCGCTGGTCATCATCTGTCGCGCTCCTCCTTGGCGGATAGCATAACTCCCGAGGTGCATACCGCAATGTCGGGGTTTGCCTGGCGGCTTGCGGCCGCGTAGCATGTCGGCGGCAAGGAGCCTATCCCCCTCGGCCCGACACCCAGGTGTCCCGCATCGGTCCTTGCTGGCGAGACGCCCGTGCCACACTTATGGGGACACGTTCTATGTGCTGTTCAAATGCCCTATCGAGAGGTGACGTCATGCCAGGCCGGTTGTACCTTACCCGAGTCGCCCTTGTGGTCATGGGTTTCGTTTCCGGTGCCGCTCTGGCCGAGCCACCCAAGCTGGAGGTCTGGCCGGTGGACCCGCTGGTGAAGGTGTTTCGCGACGGGCGTCCGCTTCAGCCCGGCGAAGCCACGACGGAGGTCGCCCGGGGCGAATACGCCAGCCTCCAGGTCGTGGCCCGCTGCGAGAAGGCCCTCCAAGGCTTGCGTGCGATGCTCGATCCGCTCACCCCGGAGGGTGGCAAGGGCGGCTCATTGGCAATCGGCTCGATTCGTTTCGTCGGCTACGTGCCCGTGGACCGGCCGATGCAGACACCCTCCAAAGACCAGCTGCGCAAGCCGCCGGCCGACTACCCGGATCCGCTTCT contains the following coding sequences:
- a CDS encoding esterase, which translates into the protein MTRCPSFRIAAAILVGLTCISLQQSLGQASRPGRAAGFQGRGPNVPSPEILADHKVTFRILAPKASEVSVGGDWTGGGPGEKLTKDDQGLWSVTVGPLVPDLYSYAFTVDGVKTIDPRNPLVKQGIIGLDSMFYLAGDETAFQDNKPVPHGQIRQVWYHSKTLDTQRRMHVYTPPGYDDSQEKYPVLYLLHGAGDEDSGWSTIGRAGFIADNLIAAGKAKRLIIVMPNGSLPPPTNIPGFSPGTPPSPEVMTALQDRFTNELMKEIVPCVEKQFRVLADREHRALAGLSMGGGQTLRVLIVHPDQFAYVAIFSAGIWRDAETWENQNADFLKKAEQVNRSVKLLWIRVGEKDFALNGAKALADTLARHGFKLDMATSGGGHTWINWRQYLNGLLPQLFTTTLQVTPGVGGRPGQSQRAIFVNEPRGHLPPPPVRMRSLPSADATRLAPAGTAGA
- a CDS encoding MarR family transcriptional regulator — protein: MPTSHNIAMALRAAYWAMHRQADTVLSPHQVTANQFVLLALLAEQDGITQQELVRRASSDANTIRAMLVLLENQGLVSRRSHPTDGRARNVALTPKGRRRYTHLWHKSQDFRRRLIHLFTPGETDLLVEYLQRIAEGTHPMVGTRPRNKRTITTAGRGRGLIVRKTSLRRTEP
- a CDS encoding ABC transporter permease — its product is MRTAFSRAFSDYGMVLVLLLLCGYYSWVTLDEQHPVGEAGARALTQQILQRFQKPASVLIVGRDIPEDVLFTHALEASLGNAGFSVEATVRGQPVDARRELERISRQGVRLDIIAGNHVTANWAVFGDLRTAFPILAGAEVIMPQSYRWPNFLKADNLLNVADQIAVIAILAVGMTLVIITGGIDLSVGSLIALSAVVTALLIRDLAGAEQASVAGMILGSAGGILVCGLMGLFSGLMVTVFAVPPFIATLGMMLVASGLAYLLPQGQAVYQIPASFVWLGRGASVLGIPNAVFLALVLYVLAHLLMSRTTLGRRIYAIGGNRDAARFSGVPVKRVLLIVYAVCGAMAGLGGVVTASQLRCGSPTYGRLYELYVITAVVVGGTSLSGGEGRILGTLVGALIIAVIQNGMNLTGVESYTQNVVLGLVILGAVLFDNLKRRGFPLLRRK
- a CDS encoding substrate-binding domain-containing protein; translation: MTTRKSLVLGMALLPYVLTACKQSGDQGSAQPETATSKPVTASRGTIGLSVLTLTNPFFKELADSFSGEAAGHGYEAIVVSGELDAARQGNQVKDFIVRKVAAIVLTPCDSKSIGPIIQEANQEGIPVFTADIACLDPAAKVVTHVATDNHGGGIEAAVAMIEAIGGKGKVAIVHHPEVESAMMRVQGFEERIAQENEKAGGGIQIVARLPGYGARERSFRVAQDLLQAHPDLAGIFAVNDPSALGVRAALENAGKADQIKIIGFDGQPEGKKAIREGKIYADPIQFPDRIGREVAQTIVKHFAGETVPPEILIPTALYRQRDAQADPAIR
- a CDS encoding substrate-binding domain-containing protein; translated protein: MMRKAIIVTSFWAVTSLFLVGCKQEGQSSSTTKPSGSVLRVTLLMKARTNPFFEKMAAGAEQAAKEHGVQLDVMAVDKETDTAGQAAHVETAIGKGSKVILVAPADSKAIIAPLLNAQAHGIKIINLDNRIDAAAAKDAGLKIETFIGPDNAEGARKSTEALIAKIGGEGKLAMLEGIRGVDNAENRKRGFEQAVKATDGKVTIAAMDTAEWATEPALKKMESILNTNPGLKGVFCANDMMALGAIQAIASAGKTGQVYVAGYDNLAAAREAIRAGTLHATIEQHPDKMGKLGVEAAVAVAKGATLPPETPVPTDLVTAKDVQGQ
- a CDS encoding ABC transporter permease codes for the protein MILLSALDTQGQPLDPTKWRLGIPQFLVIERDNAWVFNDTNQINILKQAAINLTLGVGMTFVILTGGIDLSVGSAVALCNVVFVAVVQSCRPSGPPTWGMVAIGLAASLAVGLACGAGNGWLSVRLRIPSFIVTLATLLVIRGLAYWVSGGETELLACTPTMASVIPILVAIVAVAAGGLFLATTVAGRRVYAVGGNLLACEYSGVRTGRVRIMCFAFSGLCAGLAGMIYWSRVATGSYTAGEGFELYAIAAVVLGGTRLAGGEGSVVGTLIGALIMAVLANGLNTANVHESTQKIIVGCVLVVAAYIDSRRSQGTTAVAM